One Weissella ceti DNA window includes the following coding sequences:
- a CDS encoding LTA synthase family protein: protein MKKVGAALKRGVLTTTMGFFILNVFLVWLKTYWSYNENFSLGVAGPTQQFLLFFNPIPTAIILIGIGLYFRGKVAYWIMLLMNLIQSIWLFSNMLYYREFSDFLSMNIMTSGGSAGDNLSKALGGLIKVSDFLVFADIIILIALLAFHVIKIDHVRVRLRASLATTVLGFVLMFAGYGLAEKDRSGLLTRTFDNNYIVKYLGLNEYAAYNIYKTQQTAKVRNKAKEADLEPVEAFVKSNQTTPNPEYFGKAKGKNVIMFHLESFQQFLIDYKVDGEEVTPNLNKFYHDQQTLAFDNVYNQVGQGKTADAEMMLETGLFGTASGSAMVNYGTTNTFQAVPGLLGKEGYTSASFHGAGASFWNRDNTYKSWGYDFFFSKPFYKYAEDEKNNYGYGLKDKLFLKETAGYLDQMPQPFYSKIITVSNHYPYDFDDQNISIKKTNTGSKTVDGYVQTARYLDQAFGEFLQYLKDSGLYDNTLLVLYGDHYGISENHPAAIATLLGKDSVNDVDLMNWQKVPFMMHAKGLKGYEDHTYGGEIDIMPTVMHLLGQSTKDNIIFGQDMLAKDNKQIVTFRNGNWATDKYLRSGSKYYDMRTQKEIFPDNNAKLKEEVKKIQSHVDQTLTNSDAVQTSDLLRFHSLKDFSAIKPSDYSYKVDATMDKLKKLEEDHPTVMKKNKGKTTPYKTDAPELGGKPQTIKDSK, encoded by the coding sequence ATGAAAAAGGTTGGAGCAGCGCTGAAGCGCGGTGTATTAACAACAACCATGGGATTCTTTATCCTAAATGTTTTCTTGGTGTGGCTAAAGACATACTGGTCATACAATGAAAACTTTTCTTTAGGGGTAGCAGGACCAACACAGCAATTTTTGCTATTCTTTAATCCGATTCCAACAGCAATTATTTTAATTGGTATTGGACTATACTTCCGCGGTAAGGTTGCTTACTGGATTATGCTGTTGATGAACTTAATCCAATCAATTTGGTTGTTCTCAAACATGTTGTACTACCGTGAATTCTCAGACTTCTTGTCAATGAACATTATGACGTCTGGTGGATCAGCTGGGGACAACTTGTCAAAAGCACTAGGTGGATTGATTAAAGTATCTGACTTCTTGGTCTTTGCAGACATTATTATCTTAATTGCATTGCTAGCATTCCATGTGATTAAGATTGATCATGTCCGTGTACGTTTACGTGCATCACTAGCGACGACTGTGTTGGGATTTGTCTTGATGTTTGCTGGATACGGTTTGGCTGAAAAGGACCGTTCTGGTTTGTTGACACGTACTTTTGACAATAATTACATTGTTAAGTACCTAGGTTTGAACGAATATGCAGCCTACAACATTTACAAGACACAACAAACAGCCAAGGTTCGTAATAAAGCCAAGGAAGCCGATCTAGAACCAGTAGAAGCATTTGTAAAGAGTAACCAAACAACACCTAATCCAGAATACTTTGGTAAGGCCAAGGGAAAGAACGTGATTATGTTCCACTTGGAATCATTCCAACAATTCTTGATTGATTACAAAGTGGATGGGGAAGAAGTAACGCCTAATCTAAATAAGTTCTACCATGACCAACAAACATTAGCATTTGATAATGTGTATAACCAAGTTGGACAAGGTAAGACTGCTGATGCCGAAATGATGCTAGAAACAGGTTTGTTTGGAACAGCTTCTGGTTCAGCGATGGTTAACTATGGAACAACCAATACATTCCAAGCCGTACCTGGTCTGTTAGGTAAAGAAGGATACACATCTGCATCATTCCACGGCGCTGGAGCTAGTTTCTGGAACCGTGATAACACATACAAGTCATGGGGTTACGACTTCTTCTTTAGTAAGCCATTTTACAAGTATGCAGAAGATGAAAAGAATAACTATGGTTATGGTCTAAAGGATAAGTTGTTCCTAAAGGAAACGGCTGGTTACTTGGACCAAATGCCACAACCGTTCTATTCAAAGATTATTACTGTCTCAAATCACTACCCATATGATTTTGATGACCAAAATATTTCAATTAAGAAGACAAATACTGGTTCAAAGACTGTAGATGGTTATGTTCAAACAGCACGCTACTTGGACCAAGCTTTCGGTGAATTCTTACAATACTTGAAGGACTCAGGACTGTACGATAATACATTGCTAGTTTTGTATGGTGATCACTACGGTATTTCTGAAAACCACCCAGCAGCTATTGCGACCTTGCTAGGTAAAGACTCAGTAAATGATGTGGACTTAATGAATTGGCAAAAAGTCCCATTCATGATGCATGCTAAGGGACTAAAGGGATATGAAGACCACACTTATGGTGGGGAAATTGATATCATGCCAACGGTTATGCACTTACTTGGACAATCAACTAAGGATAATATTATCTTCGGGCAAGACATGTTGGCCAAGGATAATAAGCAAATTGTGACTTTCCGTAATGGAAATTGGGCAACAGATAAGTACCTACGTAGTGGAAGCAAGTATTACGATATGCGCACACAAAAGGAAATCTTCCCAGATAACAATGCTAAGTTGAAAGAAGAAGTAAAGAAGATTCAATCACATGTGGATCAAACGCTAACAAATTCAGACGCAGTGCAAACAAGTGACCTACTTCGTTTCCACTCTTTGAAAGATTTTTCAGCGATTAAGCCAAGCGATTACTCATATAAGGTAGACGCAACAATGGATAAGTTGAAGAAACTAGAAGAAGATCATCCAACTGTGATGAAGAAGAACAAGGGAAAGACAACACCATATAAGACGGATGCACCGGAATTAGGTGGTAAGCCACAAACAATTAAGGACAGCAAGTAA
- a CDS encoding cation:proton antiporter, protein MSLFGAISLVLMAIIGANLLAQMYPKIPQAFWQIIMGILIAFIPGVGAQLIIHPDWFLVLIIAPLLFYEGQQTPINVLSKNFGSIIRLAVLLSIVSVVIVAVSAEQILLWPIPLAVALAAIVTPTDATALNSVTAGVEVPDDLQKALTLESLFNDAVGLVVLELALLWLSTGRFSFWEGTSVFMVAAVGGVIVGIVLALILVYIRQHLLKYQLNDITAQLLLQILSPMFIYLIADALHVSAIIAVVIAGVVHNEEREKLQFMSTKCSNLSNQVWTLISHVLNGAVFVLLGSGLVRILADNENTPWPTLIWMTWVSLIIYAVMLVVRFLARMRNQRKASGAGFKEHKAENYKDAIIFSIGGVHGAMTMAMALSVPFVLETGDVVPFRDEILFIATVVIILSLVVPLIALPRILPTIKPDYTPSEFKKAHLRMIQAGMKFVKAQDVPQATKTRIYGQLKRQMGYEQRFEKNVWTKANNHLADTNIKTIKEALADDQISSDALILYQRMMAQEQHKLGMSRFRIMGRKLMLHTIHFFEKMMSKNKRKKRQRDRVKRFMQFEEDRIKRLPEDKQPQMMALLDRQREYMKSATENDWKQHLSDYRDHEHERWQHAADELNNLLSPAVDMEIAVLEQDPENTQLIIAMRNIMERRQHNVETAVKTDKDANRIMFAALQAELNQVIDSVANHEIPQSLATTLCSEITAAQALIMDTEEG, encoded by the coding sequence ATGAGTCTATTTGGAGCTATATCATTAGTTTTAATGGCGATTATTGGCGCCAATTTGTTAGCACAAATGTATCCAAAAATCCCACAAGCGTTTTGGCAAATTATAATGGGAATATTAATTGCCTTTATTCCGGGAGTGGGGGCACAGTTAATTATCCATCCGGATTGGTTCTTGGTGTTGATCATTGCACCCTTATTGTTTTATGAGGGGCAACAAACACCAATTAACGTGCTATCTAAAAACTTTGGTTCAATTATTCGATTAGCCGTGTTGCTATCGATTGTTTCAGTCGTTATTGTGGCTGTCTCAGCTGAACAAATCTTATTGTGGCCAATTCCGCTAGCCGTTGCGTTAGCGGCGATTGTCACACCAACCGATGCAACAGCCTTGAATTCTGTTACGGCAGGTGTTGAGGTGCCAGACGACCTACAAAAAGCATTGACGCTTGAATCATTGTTTAATGATGCGGTTGGTCTGGTCGTATTGGAACTAGCCCTACTATGGCTATCTACAGGGCGCTTCTCATTCTGGGAAGGAACATCTGTCTTTATGGTCGCCGCAGTTGGTGGGGTGATTGTCGGAATAGTATTGGCCTTAATCTTGGTCTACATTCGACAACATTTATTGAAGTACCAATTGAACGACATTACGGCCCAATTATTGTTACAAATTTTGAGCCCAATGTTCATTTATTTGATTGCCGATGCCTTACACGTATCAGCCATTATTGCGGTTGTTATTGCCGGAGTTGTGCACAATGAAGAACGTGAAAAGTTACAATTCATGTCAACGAAGTGTAGTAATCTGTCTAACCAAGTATGGACATTGATTTCACACGTCTTGAATGGGGCTGTGTTCGTGTTACTAGGTTCAGGACTAGTTCGTATTCTAGCTGACAATGAAAACACACCTTGGCCAACACTAATTTGGATGACTTGGGTCAGTCTAATCATCTACGCAGTTATGTTAGTGGTACGTTTCTTAGCGCGTATGCGTAACCAACGTAAAGCCAGTGGTGCAGGATTTAAAGAACACAAAGCAGAAAACTACAAAGATGCCATTATCTTTTCAATTGGTGGGGTTCACGGAGCTATGACGATGGCCATGGCTTTGTCAGTACCATTCGTCTTAGAGACAGGTGATGTCGTACCATTCCGTGATGAAATTTTGTTCATTGCAACTGTCGTGATTATCTTGAGTTTGGTTGTGCCTTTGATTGCTTTGCCTCGTATTTTGCCAACAATTAAGCCTGATTACACACCATCAGAGTTTAAAAAGGCACATTTGCGTATGATTCAAGCGGGAATGAAGTTTGTTAAGGCACAGGATGTGCCACAAGCAACCAAAACGCGTATCTATGGTCAATTAAAGCGCCAAATGGGATATGAACAACGTTTTGAAAAGAATGTTTGGACAAAAGCCAACAACCATCTGGCTGATACCAACATCAAAACTATTAAAGAAGCGCTAGCGGATGATCAAATTTCATCAGATGCATTAATCTTGTACCAACGTATGATGGCACAAGAACAACATAAGCTTGGTATGTCACGCTTCCGTATCATGGGACGGAAGTTAATGTTGCATACGATTCATTTCTTTGAAAAGATGATGAGCAAGAATAAACGAAAGAAGCGTCAGCGTGATCGTGTAAAACGTTTCATGCAATTCGAAGAGGATCGTATTAAGCGTTTGCCAGAAGATAAACAACCACAAATGATGGCGCTACTAGATCGTCAACGTGAATACATGAAAAGTGCGACTGAAAATGATTGGAAACAACACCTATCTGACTATCGCGATCATGAACATGAACGTTGGCAACATGCTGCTGATGAATTGAACAATTTGTTGTCACCGGCAGTAGATATGGAAATTGCAGTGTTGGAACAAGATCCGGAAAACACGCAATTGATTATCGCAATGCGTAATATCATGGAACGTCGTCAACACAATGTGGAAACGGCCGTTAAGACTGACAAAGACGCAAACCGTATTATGTTTGCAGCGTTACAAGCTGAACTAAATCAAGTGATTGATAGTGTAGCTAACCATGAAATTCCACAAAGCCTAGCAACAACGCTATGCAGTGAAATTACTGCTGCGCAGGCTTTGATTATGGATACTGAAGAAGGTTAA
- the rnmV gene encoding ribonuclease M5, with product MIKEVIVVEGKADTQAIQRVIDAETIETNGSALSDETLRLIKQAANTRGIIVFTDPDFNGERLRKMITEIVPDAKHAFLTKDEAGRQIKHHSLGIEYATDETLQQALAHLSTVAADTYESDITKADLMRLGLLAGPDSANKRQAVAEKLNLGYVNGKQLLKRLEMFGITHAELEQTLTQIRKEP from the coding sequence ATGATTAAAGAAGTCATTGTCGTTGAAGGGAAAGCAGATACGCAAGCCATTCAACGCGTCATTGACGCCGAGACGATTGAAACAAATGGTTCAGCGCTTTCTGACGAAACACTCCGCTTAATTAAACAAGCTGCGAACACTCGCGGTATTATTGTGTTTACTGATCCTGACTTTAATGGTGAACGATTGCGTAAGATGATTACAGAAATCGTGCCAGACGCTAAACATGCGTTCTTAACAAAAGATGAAGCAGGACGACAAATTAAGCATCACAGTTTGGGCATCGAGTACGCGACTGATGAAACGTTGCAACAAGCATTGGCTCATCTATCAACTGTTGCGGCTGACACATATGAATCTGATATCACAAAAGCAGATTTAATGCGTTTAGGTTTGTTAGCCGGGCCTGATTCAGCGAATAAGCGACAAGCTGTTGCTGAAAAGCTAAATCTTGGCTATGTAAATGGAAAGCAACTTTTGAAGCGACTTGAAATGTTTGGCATTACCCATGCTGAACTTGAGCAAACACTCACACAGATAAGGAAGGAACCTTAA
- a CDS encoding hemolysin family protein: MDSGPSIILNVVVITVILLLAILFTLTEYSLVKVRPSALRAMQEEADKPSPKVERAIYMVEHLTEYLSTAQVGITLTSLILGWLGESFIAGLIMSADILPAHIAKSVSSIAAILLFTFIHAVFTDLVPKNIAIDKPVPVLMAIVRPVLFFHILLYPMIWMFDRTAAVVTRMLGYSPHPDEDIYSETEILSLSSDSVKAGEIDQEDLQFMKRAFEMNDKVAEDIMIDRTQLVVVDVTDTIKDGLNTYLEAKFSRLPVVANNDKDKILGYVYAYDIVRQGRINDGASLRTILRNLPNVSENQPITDVLQEMIEHRVPMVVVKDEYGGTSGIVTDKDIYEELFGTVRDEIDDVADDLIEKIASDEAGQMHYKVSGKMTLYDFERFFQETIRSFEESEMVTLTGYVLDLDPEPEVGKPIRIANFDITPLDFKDAYINEFEVVQYPLDVAPSDDVIGVHA, translated from the coding sequence ATGGATTCTGGTCCGTCTATAATCTTAAACGTTGTCGTTATTACTGTCATTTTGCTGTTGGCTATTCTGTTCACTCTTACAGAATACTCATTGGTTAAGGTTCGTCCTAGTGCATTGCGTGCAATGCAAGAAGAGGCTGATAAGCCTTCTCCAAAGGTTGAACGTGCCATCTACATGGTGGAGCACTTAACTGAATACCTTTCAACAGCTCAAGTCGGAATTACACTAACTTCTTTGATTTTAGGTTGGTTAGGTGAAAGTTTCATTGCTGGATTGATTATGTCAGCTGACATTCTACCTGCACACATTGCTAAGTCAGTATCATCAATCGCCGCTATTTTGCTTTTCACATTTATTCACGCCGTCTTTACTGATTTGGTGCCTAAGAACATCGCGATTGATAAGCCAGTTCCGGTTTTGATGGCCATCGTGCGTCCGGTTCTATTCTTCCACATCTTGCTTTACCCAATGATTTGGATGTTTGACCGTACAGCTGCTGTCGTAACGCGTATGTTGGGATACAGCCCACATCCAGATGAAGACATTTACTCTGAGACAGAAATTTTGTCACTTTCTTCTGATTCCGTAAAGGCAGGGGAAATTGATCAAGAAGATCTTCAATTCATGAAGCGTGCCTTCGAAATGAATGACAAGGTCGCTGAAGATATTATGATTGACCGTACACAATTGGTTGTTGTCGACGTTACTGACACAATTAAGGATGGGTTGAACACATATCTAGAAGCTAAGTTCTCACGTCTACCGGTTGTTGCAAACAATGACAAGGATAAGATCCTTGGTTATGTTTATGCATACGACATCGTGCGTCAAGGACGTATCAACGATGGTGCGTCACTACGTACTATCTTGCGTAACTTGCCAAACGTGTCAGAAAACCAACCAATTACTGACGTGTTGCAAGAAATGATCGAACACCGTGTTCCAATGGTTGTTGTTAAGGACGAATATGGTGGAACATCAGGTATCGTTACTGACAAGGACATCTATGAAGAATTGTTCGGAACAGTTCGTGATGAAATTGATGATGTTGCCGATGATTTGATCGAAAAGATTGCATCTGATGAAGCAGGACAAATGCACTACAAGGTATCTGGAAAGATGACTTTGTATGACTTTGAACGCTTCTTCCAAGAAACAATTCGTTCATTTGAAGAATCAGAAATGGTTACTTTGACTGGTTACGTATTGGACTTGGACCCTGAACCTGAAGTAGGTAAGCCAATTCGCATTGCGAACTTTGACATTACGCCTTTGGACTTCAAG
- the metG gene encoding methionine--tRNA ligase produces the protein MTENKTFYITTPIYYPSGKLHIGNTYTTVLADAEARYHRLLGEDVYFLTGTDEHGLKIEQKAEKLNMTPKAYVDGMAADIQKLWDYLDITNDGFIRTTDEQHEKAIQRIFKQFVDQGDIYKGEYEGWYSVDDEEYFTESQLEEVYRDDAGKVIGGKAPSGHEVELVKEESYFFKMSKYADWLTEYYETHPDFVQPHSRMNEMMNNFIKPGLEDLAVTRTAFKWGVPVADDPKHVVYVWIDALSNYITALGYGSDDDALFEKFWPANVQLVGKEIVRFHAIYWPIMLHALGLPLPEKLMAHGWLTMRDGKMSKSKGNVVYPDTLADRYGVDAVRYYLLRAMPFGNDGIFTPEDFVSKLNYDLANDLGNLLNRTVAMINKYEDGVIPALNTGKTEFDADLVRVANEAIEGYNDHMSGVRTSDALGEVWKLISRANKYIDETTPWALAKDESQAETLSSVMAHLAASLRVVAIMLQPVLTKAPAKIFEQLGLAETNLQITGLKFEDLVSGGRVVAKGEPIFPRVDVEAEVKYIREEMTGVKPAAETQVEPTPEVEGKAMIEFDDFDKVEMRVGKIVDVTEVEKSSKLLRIKLDDGTENGRTILSGIKKFYPEFTELVGKNIAFVANLKPRKMMGELSEGMILSAEKDGNVTLTFLPESIEAGSELG, from the coding sequence ATGACTGAAAATAAAACATTCTATATCACTACACCTATTTATTACCCATCAGGAAAGCTACACATCGGAAACACTTACACAACTGTTTTAGCGGACGCAGAAGCTCGCTACCACCGTTTGTTGGGTGAAGATGTTTACTTCCTTACAGGGACTGATGAACACGGTTTGAAGATTGAACAAAAGGCTGAAAAGCTAAACATGACACCAAAGGCATACGTTGATGGTATGGCTGCGGACATTCAAAAGTTGTGGGATTACTTGGACATCACAAACGATGGCTTCATCCGTACAACTGATGAACAACACGAAAAGGCTATCCAACGTATCTTTAAGCAATTCGTTGACCAAGGTGACATCTACAAGGGTGAATATGAAGGTTGGTATTCAGTTGATGACGAAGAATACTTCACTGAATCACAACTAGAAGAAGTTTACCGTGACGATGCTGGTAAGGTTATCGGTGGTAAGGCACCGTCTGGCCACGAAGTTGAATTGGTTAAGGAAGAATCTTACTTCTTCAAGATGAGCAAGTACGCTGACTGGTTGACAGAATACTACGAAACACACCCTGATTTCGTACAACCACACTCACGTATGAACGAAATGATGAATAACTTCATCAAGCCAGGACTAGAAGACTTGGCCGTTACACGTACAGCCTTCAAGTGGGGAGTACCTGTTGCGGATGATCCAAAGCACGTTGTCTACGTGTGGATCGATGCTTTGTCAAACTACATCACAGCATTGGGATATGGTTCAGATGATGATGCATTGTTTGAGAAGTTCTGGCCTGCAAATGTTCAACTAGTTGGTAAGGAAATCGTTCGTTTCCACGCTATCTACTGGCCAATCATGTTGCACGCTTTGGGACTACCATTGCCAGAAAAGTTGATGGCCCACGGTTGGTTGACTATGCGTGACGGTAAGATGTCTAAGTCAAAGGGTAACGTTGTCTACCCTGATACTTTGGCTGACCGTTACGGTGTCGACGCTGTGCGTTACTACTTGTTGCGCGCAATGCCATTTGGTAACGACGGAATCTTTACACCTGAAGACTTCGTATCAAAGTTGAATTACGACTTGGCCAATGACTTGGGTAACTTGTTGAACCGTACAGTTGCCATGATCAACAAGTACGAAGATGGTGTTATCCCAGCCTTGAACACTGGTAAGACAGAATTCGATGCTGACCTAGTTCGCGTTGCGAACGAAGCTATTGAAGGGTACAACGACCACATGAGTGGCGTACGTACTTCAGATGCGTTGGGTGAAGTTTGGAAGTTGATTTCACGTGCAAACAAGTACATCGACGAAACAACACCATGGGCGCTTGCTAAGGACGAAAGCCAAGCTGAAACTTTGAGCTCAGTTATGGCCCACTTGGCTGCATCATTGCGTGTTGTGGCAATCATGCTACAACCTGTTTTGACTAAGGCACCTGCTAAGATCTTTGAACAATTGGGATTGGCAGAAACAAACTTGCAAATTACTGGTTTGAAGTTTGAAGACCTTGTTTCAGGTGGACGTGTTGTCGCTAAGGGAGAACCAATCTTCCCACGTGTTGACGTTGAAGCTGAAGTAAAGTACATCCGTGAAGAAATGACTGGTGTAAAGCCAGCTGCTGAAACACAAGTAGAACCAACACCAGAAGTAGAAGGAAAAGCTATGATTGAATTTGACGATTTTGATAAGGTTGAAATGCGCGTAGGAAAGATTGTTGACGTCACTGAAGTTGAGAAGTCAAGCAAGCTATTGCGTATCAAGCTTGATGACGGTACTGAAAATGGACGTACTATCTTGTCAGGTATTAAGAAGTTCTATCCAGAATTTACAGAACTAGTTGGTAAGAACATTGCGTTCGTTGCTAACTTGAAGCCACGTAAGATGATGGGCGAATTGTCTGAAGGGATGATTCTATCAGCTGAAAAGGATGGCAATGTTACATTGACATTCTTGCCAGAATCTATCGAAGCTGGATCTGAATTGGGATAA
- a CDS encoding TatD family hydrolase — MAIYDPTKRPADGYDTHTHLNEDVFWHDVAAYWARAREFRIVEMNNVGFNREGNERAIELAHEFEGMHAIIGWQPEDVAAFTDEEFEILKVQAQDDAVVGLGEMGLDYYWDINPTPEVQKAAFSRQLKLAKELNLPVTIHSRDASDDVYELLKEHDVASFGGVMHSFSGDAEEVKRFVDLGMYISFSGMVTFKNAKDIKAALQVVPLDRLLVETDAPFLAPTPMRGKQNEPMLVRFTIESVAEQLGMTYNEVAELTKANAHRLWLDKK; from the coding sequence ATGGCGATTTATGATCCAACTAAGCGTCCAGCCGATGGTTACGATACCCACACACATTTGAATGAAGATGTGTTTTGGCATGATGTAGCCGCGTACTGGGCACGTGCACGCGAATTCCGTATCGTTGAAATGAACAATGTTGGTTTCAACCGTGAAGGTAACGAACGTGCGATTGAACTAGCCCATGAATTTGAAGGTATGCATGCGATTATCGGATGGCAACCGGAAGATGTGGCTGCGTTCACAGATGAAGAATTCGAAATTCTAAAAGTCCAAGCGCAAGATGATGCGGTTGTTGGACTTGGTGAAATGGGCTTGGATTACTATTGGGACATAAACCCAACACCTGAAGTCCAAAAGGCGGCATTTTCACGTCAATTGAAGTTGGCTAAGGAATTAAACTTGCCCGTAACGATTCATTCACGGGATGCTTCAGATGATGTCTATGAACTACTAAAAGAACATGACGTTGCAAGCTTTGGTGGTGTCATGCATTCATTCTCAGGGGATGCAGAAGAAGTTAAACGCTTCGTCGATCTTGGCATGTACATTTCATTCTCAGGGATGGTGACATTCAAGAATGCTAAGGACATTAAGGCAGCCTTGCAAGTCGTACCACTAGATCGTTTGCTAGTGGAAACAGATGCGCCATTCTTAGCACCAACACCAATGCGTGGTAAGCAAAATGAACCAATGTTGGTTCGCTTCACGATTGAAAGCGTTGCGGAACAATTGGGGATGACATATAACGAAGTAGCAGAGCTAACAAAGGCAAATGCACATCGTTTGTGGTTGGATAAGAAATAA
- the rsmA gene encoding 16S rRNA (adenine(1518)-N(6)/adenine(1519)-N(6))-dimethyltransferase RsmA, with translation MNERPDIATPVRTQAIMNEFGINTKKSLGQNFLTDINILTNIVAAGDVTENDNVIEIGPGIGALTEQLARNAKQVLAFEIDDRLIPVLAHTLAPYDNVTVIHEDILQVNLAQEIQERFDDPSAPLKLVANLPYYITTPILMQVLQSGVDFASIVVMMQKEVADRISAAPGTKDYGALTLAIEYRMNAKLAFTVSRKAFVPNPNVDSAIIALTPREPLAVLPKDEAKMFSLFKIGFAMRRKTLWNNLITAFGKDEATKEKLTNALAKANMDPKIRAEKLTLEDFINLHNALFDEGVYSA, from the coding sequence ATGAACGAACGACCAGATATTGCGACGCCAGTGCGTACGCAAGCCATCATGAACGAATTCGGTATCAATACAAAGAAGTCACTTGGACAAAACTTTTTGACTGATATCAATATTTTGACAAACATCGTTGCTGCTGGGGATGTAACTGAAAATGACAACGTCATTGAAATCGGACCTGGTATCGGAGCTTTGACAGAACAATTGGCACGTAATGCTAAGCAAGTTTTGGCTTTTGAAATTGACGATCGTTTGATCCCAGTTTTGGCCCACACATTGGCACCATACGATAACGTTACGGTTATCCACGAAGACATCTTGCAAGTTAACTTGGCTCAAGAAATCCAAGAACGCTTCGATGATCCAAGTGCACCATTGAAGTTGGTTGCCAACTTGCCATACTACATTACAACACCAATCTTGATGCAAGTTCTACAATCAGGCGTTGATTTCGCTAGCATTGTTGTTATGATGCAAAAAGAAGTTGCTGATCGTATTTCAGCGGCACCGGGAACAAAGGATTATGGGGCACTAACACTTGCGATTGAATACCGTATGAATGCTAAGTTAGCATTCACAGTTTCACGTAAGGCCTTCGTGCCAAATCCTAATGTTGATTCTGCTATTATTGCATTGACACCACGTGAGCCATTGGCTGTTTTGCCTAAGGATGAAGCTAAGATGTTCTCACTATTCAAGATTGGATTTGCAATGCGCCGTAAGACATTGTGGAACAATTTGATTACAGCATTTGGAAAAGATGAAGCAACAAAGGAAAAGCTAACTAATGCCTTGGCAAAGGCAAACATGGATCCAAAAATCCGTGCTGAAAAGTTAACTCTTGAAGATTTTATCAATTTACACAATGCTTTATTTGACGAAGGCGTGTATAGCGCTTAA